In one Paraburkholderia megapolitana genomic region, the following are encoded:
- a CDS encoding YadA family autotransporter adhesin yields the protein MSSLSTGLSTTTSSIGSLSTSTSTGISTLTNNVTSLSTGLSTTSSAVSSLSTLTSTSIGSLSTGVLSLSTGVANSVQYDDPSHSSVTLGGVGATTPVRLTNVAPGVNPTDAVNVSQVSSLSTSVAFAINSLSTGLSTTNSTVTSLSTSTSTGIDSLSTSSSTGIGSLSTSITSLSTGVSTTIGSLSASTSTGIGSLSTGVSSLSTTVSTGLSTITSAIASGAGGNGVVLSSLSTSLAPINAASTTASSRGATIGATLTGGVNSSGAVVSQGRATNNTSTQVVQASGCGVANGTDTTATGLCAGAGTIAGVNGATTTTVATGATAYGSQSLAQDTNSTAIGFRSTAQFNGSVAIGYQAQAIADPATAVGANSLASGNNSVALGAGAQATGSGAAALGAGAQATAQGAVALGTNSVADEANTVSVGSPGNERRITNVAAGINPTDAVNVSQLESVQGNVNDVARRSYSGIAAAAALAMIPEVDPGKTLSVGFGSGNYQGYSAVAFGFTARVAENIKVKGGVSGGGAGTVFGVGAAYQW from the coding sequence ATGTCGAGCCTCTCGACCGGCCTCAGCACCACTACGAGCAGCATCGGCAGCCTGTCGACTTCGACCTCAACCGGCATCAGCACCCTGACGAACAACGTCACCTCGCTTTCGACGGGCCTGAGCACAACAAGCAGCGCGGTATCGAGTCTGTCGACGCTGACCTCGACCAGCATCGGTTCGCTGTCGACCGGAGTCCTCTCGCTGTCCACTGGCGTCGCCAATTCGGTCCAGTACGACGACCCGTCGCACTCGAGCGTGACACTCGGCGGGGTCGGCGCAACTACACCGGTCAGGCTGACCAACGTCGCGCCGGGTGTGAACCCGACCGACGCGGTCAACGTGAGCCAGGTGTCCTCGCTGTCGACATCGGTGGCCTTTGCGATCAACTCGCTGTCGACGGGCCTGAGTACGACCAACAGCACGGTAACCAGTCTCTCCACATCGACCTCGACCGGTATCGATTCGCTATCCACGTCGAGTTCGACGGGCATCGGCTCGCTGTCGACCAGCATCACGTCGCTGTCGACCGGAGTCAGCACCACGATCGGTAGCCTGTCGGCATCGACCTCGACCGGCATCGGCTCGTTGTCCACCGGTGTGAGCTCGCTCTCCACCACGGTAAGCACCGGACTCAGCACGATCACCAGCGCGATTGCCAGCGGTGCCGGTGGAAACGGCGTAGTCCTGTCCAGCCTGTCGACGTCACTCGCGCCCATCAATGCCGCATCCACGACCGCCAGCTCACGCGGTGCGACCATCGGCGCCACGCTCACGGGCGGCGTCAACTCGTCCGGCGCAGTCGTCTCGCAGGGACGCGCCACCAACAACACCTCCACGCAAGTCGTGCAGGCTTCCGGTTGCGGTGTAGCCAACGGCACGGATACGACGGCAACCGGGTTGTGTGCGGGCGCGGGCACGATCGCCGGGGTCAATGGCGCCACGACCACCACGGTAGCCACTGGCGCAACCGCGTACGGTTCGCAGTCGCTTGCACAGGACACGAACAGCACCGCGATCGGTTTTCGCTCGACTGCGCAATTCAACGGATCCGTTGCCATCGGCTACCAGGCCCAGGCGATCGCCGACCCAGCAACGGCAGTTGGTGCCAACTCGCTGGCATCGGGCAACAACTCGGTGGCGCTCGGCGCCGGGGCTCAGGCAACCGGAAGTGGAGCGGCGGCGCTCGGTGCGGGTGCGCAAGCCACCGCTCAAGGCGCGGTCGCGCTCGGTACGAATTCCGTTGCGGACGAGGCCAACACGGTATCGGTCGGCTCGCCAGGGAACGAGCGTCGCATTACCAATGTGGCCGCCGGCATCAACCCAACCGACGCGGTCAACGTGTCTCAACTGGAGAGCGTGCAGGGTAACGTCAACGACGTAGCACGTCGTTCGTACTCGGGTATCGCGGCCGCCGCCGCTCTGGCGATGATTCCAGAGGTCGATCCCGGCAAGACCTTGTCAGTCGGGTTTGGGTCGGGGAATTATCAAGGCTACTCGGCGGTTGCGTTCGGATTTACCGCTCGTGTCGCCGAAAACATCAAAGTGAAGGGAGGGGTTAGCGGCGGCGGTGCGGGCACTGTGTTCGGGGTGGGTGCGGCGTACCAGTGGTAG
- a CDS encoding YadA family autotransporter adhesin: MNSLSTTVSSGLSTISSAIASGAGGGGQGLASLSTSLAPINAASTTATSRGESVGATLTGGVNASGTVITEGREHDNTVTQAVQASGCGVANGLDTTATGLCSSAGTIAGVNGAKGTTVADGATAYGSQSLAQDEDSTAIGFRATSQYAGSVAIGYQAQAIADPATAVGANSLASGNNSVALGAGAQATAQGAVALGANSIADQANTVSVGSPGNERRITNVAPGINPTDAVNVSQLQGVQGNINDVARRAYSGVAAATALAMIPEVDPGKTLSVGFGSGNYQGYSAVAFGFTARIAENIKVKGGVSGGSAGTAFGVGAAYQW, encoded by the coding sequence GTGAACTCGCTGTCCACCACCGTAAGCAGCGGACTGAGCACGATCAGCAGCGCCATCGCTAGTGGAGCGGGCGGTGGCGGCCAAGGTCTCGCCAGCCTGTCGACGTCGCTCGCGCCCATCAATGCTGCATCCACGACCGCAACCTCGCGCGGCGAGAGCGTCGGCGCCACGCTCACGGGTGGCGTCAACGCTTCCGGCACAGTCATCACAGAGGGACGCGAACACGACAATACAGTCACGCAGGCCGTGCAGGCTTCCGGTTGCGGTGTAGCCAATGGTCTCGATACCACCGCGACAGGCTTGTGCTCCAGCGCGGGCACGATCGCCGGCGTCAATGGCGCCAAGGGTACGACTGTGGCCGACGGTGCAACCGCGTACGGTTCCCAGTCGCTTGCGCAGGACGAGGACTCGACCGCGATCGGGTTCCGGGCGACCTCGCAGTACGCGGGTTCGGTTGCCATCGGCTACCAGGCCCAGGCCATCGCCGATCCGGCAACCGCCGTTGGCGCTAATTCGCTGGCTTCCGGCAACAACTCGGTCGCACTCGGTGCGGGCGCACAAGCCACGGCGCAAGGCGCGGTCGCACTGGGTGCCAATTCGATTGCGGACCAGGCCAACACGGTATCGGTCGGCTCGCCGGGCAACGAGCGTCGCATTACCAATGTGGCGCCGGGTATCAACCCAACCGACGCAGTCAACGTCTCCCAGTTGCAGGGCGTGCAGGGCAACATCAATGACGTGGCACGCCGCGCATACTCGGGCGTCGCGGCGGCAACCGCACTGGCGATGATTCCAGAGGTCGACCCCGGCAAGACCTTGTCAGTCGGGTTTGGGTCGGGAAATTATCAAGGCTACTCGGCGGTTGCGTTTGGGTTCACCGCCCGCATTGCAGAAAACATCAAGGTGAAGGGAGGAGTTAGCGGCGGTAGTGCGGGCACTGCGTTCGGGGTGGGGGCCGCATACCAGTGGTAG
- a CDS encoding thioredoxin family protein: protein MLNRLQKFAVAATLAATAVTIAATAATGTTGVAEPHKSVSTAPEFTGISTWLNSDPLTIQKLRGKVVLVDFWTYTCINCINTLPYVKSWNQKYKDQGLVVVGVHTPEYPFERDTDNVKTAIKRFGITYPVAQDNQYATWRAYDNQYWPAFYLIDKKGQVVYTHFGEGDYAQTEAAIQTLLAQKS, encoded by the coding sequence ATGCTGAATCGACTGCAAAAATTTGCCGTGGCCGCTACCCTGGCTGCAACCGCGGTCACCATCGCCGCAACGGCGGCCACCGGCACCACGGGCGTCGCCGAGCCGCATAAGAGCGTCTCGACCGCACCCGAATTCACCGGCATCTCGACATGGCTGAACAGCGATCCGCTCACTATCCAGAAGCTGCGCGGCAAGGTCGTACTGGTCGATTTCTGGACTTATACGTGCATCAACTGCATCAACACGCTGCCCTACGTGAAAAGCTGGAACCAGAAGTACAAGGATCAGGGACTGGTTGTCGTTGGTGTCCACACACCCGAATATCCGTTCGAGCGCGATACGGACAACGTCAAGACGGCGATCAAGCGTTTCGGCATTACTTATCCGGTGGCGCAGGACAACCAGTACGCGACGTGGCGCGCCTACGATAACCAGTACTGGCCTGCGTTCTATCTGATCGACAAGAAAGGGCAGGTGGTCTATACGCACTTCGGTGAGGGCGACTACGCGCAGACGGAAGCGGCGATTCAGACGCTGCTCGCTCAGAAGAGCTAA